The genomic DNA GGGAAGGCCTTGACCTCGTCGAACAGGCGCGCAATGTCGAGCTCGGACAGCACGATGGGCAGCAGGCCGTTCTTGAAGCTGTTGTTGAAGAAGATGTCGGCGAAGGACGGCGCCAGGATGGCCCGGAAGCCGTACTGCGTCAGCGCCCACGGCGCGTGCTCGCGGCTGGAGCCGCAGCCGAAGTTCTTGCGCGCCAGCAGGATCGACGCGCCGGCATAGCGCGGCTGGTTCAGCACGAAATCCGGGTTCAGCGGACGGCGGCTGTTGTCCATGCCGGGCTCGCCGTGGTCCAGGTAGCGCAGCTCATCGAACAGGTTCGGGCCGAAACCCGTGCGCTTGATGGACTTCAGGAATTGCTTGGGGATGATCAGGTCGGTGTCGACGTTCTCGCGATCGAGCGGCGCGACCAGGCCTTCATGATGGGTAAATGCTTGCATAGTGGATCACCGGAAGGTTCGGACGTCGACGAAATGGCCGGCCACGGCAGCGGCGGCCGCCATGGCGGGGCTGACCAGGTGCGTACGGCCGCCCTGGCCTTGCCGACCCTCGAAATTGCGATTGGAAGTGGAGGCGCAGCGCTCGCCCGGCTCGAGGCGGTCGGCGTTCATGGCCAGGCACATCGAGCAGCCCGGCTCGCGCCATTCGAAGCCGGCGTCCAGGAAGATGCGGTCCAGGCCTTCGCGCTCGGCCTGCTGCTTGACCAGGCCCGAGCCCGGCACGACCATGGCCTGGCGCACGTTGGCAGCCACGCGCTTGCCACGCGCCACCGCGGCAGCCGCGCGCAGGTCCTCGATGCGCGAGTTGGTGCAGGAACCGATGAAGACGCGGTCGACCTTGATGTCCACCAGCGGGGTGTTGGGCGTCAGGCCCATGTATTCCAGGGCGCGCACCATGCCGCTGCGGCGCACGTCATCCTTTTCCCTGTCGGGATCCGGCACGCGGCCGTCCACGGGCAGCACCATTTCGGGCGAGGTGCCCCAGGACACCTGCGGCTGGATATCGCGCGCGTCGATCTCGACCACGCGGTCGAACTTCGCGCCTTCATCCGAGCGCAGCGTGCGCCAGTAGGCCACGGCCTGGTCCCACAGCACGCCGGTCGGCGAATAGGGGCGGCCGCGGAAGTATTCGATGGTCTTGTCGTCGACCGCCACCATGCCCGACCGGGCGCCTGCCTCGATGGACATGTTGCACAGGGTCATGCGGCCCTCGACGGACAGCCCGCGGATGGTGCTGCCCGCGAATTCGATGGCCGTGCCGTTGCCGCCCGCCGTGCCGATCACGCCGATGACGTGCAGGGCGACGTCCTTGGCCGAACAGCCGAAAGGCAGTTCACCCTCGACGCGGATGAGCAGGCTCTTGCTCTTCTTCATGATCAGCGTCTGGGTGGCCAGCACGTGCTCGACCTCGGAGGTGCCGATGCCGAAGGCCAGCGCGCCGACGGCGCCGTGGGTGCTGGTGTGCGAGTCGCCACAGACCACCGTCATGCCGGGCAGCGTCGCGCCCTGCTCCGGCCCGATCACGTGCACGATGCCCTGGCGCAGGTCGTTCATGCGGAATTCGGTCACGCCGAACTTCTCGCAGTTGGCGTCCAGGGTGTCGACCTGGAGCTTGGAAATGGGATCGTCGATGCCCTGGGCCCGGCCGCGCGTGGGCACGTTGTGGTCAGC from Orrella dioscoreae includes the following:
- the leuD gene encoding 3-isopropylmalate dehydratase small subunit, with amino-acid sequence MQAFTHHEGLVAPLDRENVDTDLIIPKQFLKSIKRTGFGPNLFDELRYLDHGEPGMDNSRRPLNPDFVLNQPRYAGASILLARKNFGCGSSREHAPWALTQYGFRAILAPSFADIFFNNSFKNGLLPIVLSELDIARLFDEVKAFPGYKLNVDLERQVVIKADGAELPFDIEPFRKYCLLNGFDDIGLTLRQSDKIRAFEAERLARHPWLDARPLG
- the leuC gene encoding 3-isopropylmalate dehydratase large subunit; amino-acid sequence: MAQTLYDKLWDAHVVSQESDGTCLVYIDRHLLHEVTSPQAFEGLALAGRKPWRINANLAVADHNVPTRGRAQGIDDPISKLQVDTLDANCEKFGVTEFRMNDLRQGIVHVIGPEQGATLPGMTVVCGDSHTSTHGAVGALAFGIGTSEVEHVLATQTLIMKKSKSLLIRVEGELPFGCSAKDVALHVIGVIGTAGGNGTAIEFAGSTIRGLSVEGRMTLCNMSIEAGARSGMVAVDDKTIEYFRGRPYSPTGVLWDQAVAYWRTLRSDEGAKFDRVVEIDARDIQPQVSWGTSPEMVLPVDGRVPDPDREKDDVRRSGMVRALEYMGLTPNTPLVDIKVDRVFIGSCTNSRIEDLRAAAAVARGKRVAANVRQAMVVPGSGLVKQQAEREGLDRIFLDAGFEWREPGCSMCLAMNADRLEPGERCASTSNRNFEGRQGQGGRTHLVSPAMAAAAAVAGHFVDVRTFR